In Archangium violaceum, the following are encoded in one genomic region:
- a CDS encoding DUF2378 family protein, with translation MQEDTREALRQRIQRARPEDQIAGVFCESAFLAMSELLGRDQAESLRAATWPVWEWVAVARYPVVDLLRLVDATADRVAGRGELSYGQALEAIGEHMTRRVLQLPLIKAYRMSDSGNAHDRLAFSVKSAQFLCSYGERRYESVGPTQGRLVFFRELLGPSLLLGIYKATVRNITSVRTTVSLEASWEPGLEFHLFFTW, from the coding sequence ATGCAAGAGGATACGAGAGAGGCACTACGGCAGCGCATCCAGCGGGCCCGGCCCGAGGATCAGATCGCGGGGGTGTTCTGCGAGAGCGCCTTCCTGGCGATGAGCGAGCTGCTGGGGCGAGATCAGGCGGAGTCGCTGCGCGCCGCCACGTGGCCCGTGTGGGAGTGGGTGGCGGTCGCCCGGTATCCCGTGGTGGACCTGTTGCGGCTGGTCGACGCCACGGCGGACCGCGTGGCGGGCCGGGGCGAGCTGTCGTACGGACAGGCGCTGGAAGCCATCGGGGAGCACATGACGCGGCGGGTCCTGCAGCTGCCGCTCATCAAGGCCTACCGGATGAGCGACAGCGGCAACGCGCATGACCGCCTGGCCTTCTCCGTGAAATCGGCCCAGTTCCTCTGCTCCTACGGTGAGCGCAGGTACGAGAGCGTGGGTCCCACCCAGGGCCGGCTCGTGTTCTTCCGTGAGTTGCTGGGGCCCTCGCTGCTCCTGGGCATCTACAAGGCGACCGTCCGGAACATCACCAGCGTCCGGACGACGGTCTCCCTGGAGGCGAGCTGGGAGCCGGGGCTGGAGTTCCACCTGTTCTTCACCTGGTAG